In Thermoanaerobacter uzonensis DSM 18761, a genomic segment contains:
- a CDS encoding NUDIX hydrolase, protein MGIKTLFENKYYRVFLNNDILRLHCLKPGAAVIPITEDKKIILLDIKRDTLNANTIEIVRGFSEDGESPEQTAKRELLEETGYSCERLISLGYVYPDTGLIINKVKLFLGINAYKESDKISYDEGISKLLFKNIEEVYQMAFNGIINDSFTICSLFRAMNYIDFISK, encoded by the coding sequence ATGGGAATTAAAACTTTATTTGAAAATAAATATTATAGGGTTTTTTTAAACAATGATATTCTTAGATTACACTGCTTAAAACCGGGAGCAGCAGTTATTCCCATAACGGAAGACAAAAAGATAATATTATTAGATATAAAAAGGGATACTTTAAATGCTAATACTATTGAAATTGTCAGGGGATTCAGTGAGGATGGAGAATCTCCAGAACAGACAGCTAAAAGAGAACTTTTAGAAGAAACTGGTTATTCGTGCGAGAGATTAATCTCATTAGGATATGTTTATCCAGATACTGGCTTAATAATAAATAAGGTGAAATTATTTCTTGGAATTAATGCTTACAAAGAAAGTGATAAGATTTCCTATGATGAAGGTATATCTAAATTACTTTTTAAGAATATTGAGGAAGTATATCAAATGGCGTTTAATGGGATAATCAATGATAGTTTTACAATTTGTTCACTTTTCCGCGCTATGAATTATATAGACTTTATAAGCAAATGA
- a CDS encoding YveK family protein, with protein MEEEISLRELIDIILKNKKIIIVITLAATLVAAVLSFFVIKPTYEATTTLSVTDVTPTTGFFGSNTTVILPGKDSNLPTVQSDSIEKDLSLLLSSLLKYPDMSVETFKEEVTNPIVLMNTVKQLGLDPQKYTVENLKKQISVSVVNNTNLITVTVKENNPKLAAKIADTIAQNFRTYIIERNNRQTDKLIETLNKLITLQNDKIKEATAELNKVQTNSQDKLLIEQKQKQLDLLKNTRDIMLEKYNMLELVKESELGNQSILITSKALIPDKPVAPRKSLNIIIAFILGLMVSIFIVFFMEYWKNTEPKRAVESKE; from the coding sequence GTGGAAGAAGAAATTTCATTGAGAGAACTTATTGATATAATTTTAAAAAATAAAAAAATAATCATTGTCATTACTCTTGCTGCAACTTTAGTAGCAGCGGTTCTTAGTTTTTTTGTAATAAAACCTACCTATGAAGCAACTACAACTTTGTCAGTTACAGATGTAACGCCTACAACAGGCTTTTTTGGATCAAATACTACGGTTATTCTTCCAGGAAAAGATTCAAATCTTCCAACAGTACAAAGTGACAGTATAGAAAAAGACTTATCTTTGCTGTTGTCTTCTCTTTTGAAGTATCCTGATATGTCAGTGGAAACATTTAAAGAAGAGGTTACTAATCCTATTGTCCTTATGAATACTGTAAAGCAATTAGGATTAGATCCTCAGAAGTACACAGTAGAAAATTTAAAAAAGCAAATTTCAGTTTCTGTCGTTAATAATACCAATCTTATAACAGTAACTGTAAAAGAAAATAATCCAAAGCTTGCGGCAAAAATTGCAGATACAATAGCCCAAAATTTTCGGACTTATATCATTGAGAGGAATAACAGGCAGACAGATAAATTAATCGAAACTTTGAACAAACTTATAACTCTCCAAAATGACAAAATAAAAGAGGCAACAGCGGAACTTAATAAAGTTCAAACAAATTCTCAAGACAAGCTTTTAATTGAGCAGAAACAAAAACAGTTGGATTTACTGAAAAACACAAGAGATATAATGTTAGAAAAATATAATATGCTGGAATTGGTTAAAGAATCGGAACTTGGTAACCAGAGCATTCTTATAACTAGCAAAGCTTTAATACCTGATAAACCAGTAGCACCTAGAAAATCATTGAATATAATTATAGCATTTATATTAGGTCTTATGGTCAGTATTTTTATAGTGTTTTTTATGGAATATTGGAAAAATACAGAGCCAAAAAGAGCTGTAGAGAGTAAAGAATAA
- a CDS encoding SdpI family protein — translation MDDNYNVKYEIKKDWWLIGIIILIWIFTFVILGRLPDKIPMHWNISGQVDSFGPKHDIFILPSIITIIYFVMLFIPLIDPKRANYGKFAGAYRVVRAVVVIIFVAVYFASTYSALGYRIDVNRMGNLIIPFMLIGFGSVMGKLRHNYFVGIRTPWTLADEEVWNNTHQLAGKLWLIAGIIGLFASFFGGIWVTVFMFVLLITAVIVPIVHSYIIFKNKGK, via the coding sequence ATGGATGATAACTACAATGTCAAATACGAGATAAAAAAGGATTGGTGGTTAATTGGCATTATCATATTGATATGGATTTTTACATTTGTCATTTTGGGACGTTTACCGGATAAAATTCCAATGCATTGGAATATTTCAGGTCAAGTAGACAGTTTTGGCCCAAAACATGATATATTTATTTTGCCTTCTATCATTACAATAATATATTTTGTGATGCTATTTATACCGCTTATTGACCCTAAAAGAGCCAATTATGGCAAATTTGCTGGAGCTTATAGGGTAGTGAGGGCAGTTGTAGTAATTATTTTTGTGGCAGTATATTTTGCTTCTACGTATTCTGCATTGGGTTATAGAATTGATGTAAATAGAATGGGCAATCTTATTATTCCTTTTATGTTGATTGGTTTTGGGAGTGTTATGGGAAAACTTCGGCATAATTATTTTGTAGGTATAAGAACTCCCTGGACGTTAGCAGATGAAGAGGTATGGAATAATACACATCAGCTAGCTGGAAAACTATGGCTCATTGCAGGTATTATTGGCTTATTTGCTTCCTTTTTTGGAGGCATATGGGTGACTGTTTTTATGTTTGTGCTTTTAATTACTGCTGTTATAGTACCGATTGTACATTCTTATATAATTTTTAAAAACAAAGGAAAGTAG
- a CDS encoding GNAT family N-acetyltransferase — translation MNIKIREAELNDYKSISTLVKEVHSLHVKNRPDVYVDVENPFTEERFKEILNDEKTRIFVVEDSNNEIIAYSIIEVMTTRNIPILKERKFVYIDDLCVSSNHRREGIGKKLFGYIVDYAKNSGYDALELTVWEFNSDAIKFYESLGMATRNRRMELKI, via the coding sequence ATGAATATAAAAATAAGAGAAGCAGAATTGAATGATTATAAATCTATAAGTACTCTTGTTAAAGAAGTACATAGTCTACATGTTAAAAATAGGCCGGATGTGTATGTAGATGTGGAGAACCCATTTACGGAAGAAAGATTTAAAGAGATATTAAATGACGAGAAGACGAGGATTTTTGTCGTAGAAGATAGTAATAATGAAATAATAGCTTACAGCATTATAGAAGTAATGACTACGAGGAATATTCCAATTCTTAAAGAGAGAAAATTTGTCTATATAGATGATTTATGTGTTAGTTCGAATCATAGAAGAGAAGGTATAGGGAAAAAGCTATTTGGATATATTGTTGATTATGCAAAAAATTCGGGTTATGATGCACTTGAATTAACTGTATGGGAATTTAACAGCGATGCGATAAAATTTTATGAAAGTTTGGGTATGGCAACAAGAAATAGAAGAATGGAATTGAAGATTTAG
- a CDS encoding HepT-like ribonuclease domain-containing protein, whose protein sequence is MTKSILEIINNKIKELQKNLILLKSVAQDVNEENIKADMIKYWGIERGIQISIECVIDIANIIISALGTENQIHTKRVF, encoded by the coding sequence ATGACAAAAAGCATATTGGAAATAATTAATAATAAAATAAAAGAGCTTCAAAAAAATTTAATATTGCTGAAATCAGTGGCACAAGATGTTAATGAAGAAAATATAAAGGCAGATATGATTAAATATTGGGGAATAGAAAGAGGAATTCAAATATCAATTGAGTGTGTTATTGATATTGCCAATATTATAATATCTGCTCTTGGTACTGAAAATCAGATACATACAAAGAGAGTATTTTAG
- a CDS encoding DUF86 domain-containing protein encodes MSKVGVLPQTFARGVSSMVSFRNILVYDYMKVEERMIVDILKNHLDDFVKYIDYINKWIDENY; translated from the coding sequence TTGAGTAAAGTTGGTGTTTTGCCGCAAACATTTGCAAGAGGTGTATCAAGCATGGTTTCTTTCAGGAATATACTTGTATATGATTATATGAAAGTTGAGGAAAGAATGATTGTTGATATATTGAAAAATCATTTGGATGACTTTGTCAAGTATATAGATTATATTAACAAGTGGATTGATGAAAATTATTGA
- a CDS encoding putative toxin-antitoxin system toxin component, PIN family, producing the protein MLEGRGIKINDCRDEKDNMILVEAVYGNENYIITDDDVLLILNSYRWIKIVILRDFLNEIYDL; encoded by the coding sequence ATGTTAGAGGGAAGAGGTATTAAAATAAATGATTGTAGAGATGAAAAGGATAATATGATACTTGTGGAAGCTGTTTATGGAAATGAAAATTATATAATAACTGATGACGATGTTCTGCTGATTTTAAATTCTTATAGATGGATAAAAATTGTTATTTTAAGGGATTTTTTAAATGAAATTTATGATTTATAA
- a CDS encoding plasmid pRiA4b ORF-3 family protein, which produces MLIQCTKKLLDVLERKPIPYEEENLLFCWHANFITLNRKKTVVLVNDKNRYVVVLYGLKTNDFKRLDEIILNAIRLTLLDECIDEDIVDEYLRQSGEIVYGKTKNSSYVGKLNTACNIVPYYEELLLGDTIYQTFVSKIASRYLVGKQEGEGYISPSEEMFKDLGIFAKRPIFKCKAVELKVTLKMENHNIWRRIVVPLNTTFTQFHKVLQAAFGWLDYHLYEFFIYGDEMQDISFINHPSYNKARYKPVVNLVGDEEAFDYPNDDDIEMRLEKGIKLSEYIPQCKRLLYVYDFGDNWRHYIEVERVIEDYDKNYAICVDGEGNAPPEDVGGEYGYDKFLEIISDKNNPEYESTLAWGEYQGYKDFNIREVNKNIKFVYDSFLL; this is translated from the coding sequence ATGTTAATACAATGTACAAAAAAGTTGTTAGATGTGCTGGAGAGAAAACCCATTCCATATGAAGAAGAAAATTTATTATTTTGCTGGCATGCGAATTTTATTACATTAAATCGGAAAAAAACTGTAGTCCTTGTAAATGATAAAAACAGGTATGTGGTTGTTTTATATGGACTTAAAACAAATGACTTTAAAAGGCTTGATGAAATTATTTTAAATGCTATTCGCCTGACGTTATTGGATGAATGTATTGATGAAGATATTGTAGATGAGTATTTAAGACAGTCTGGAGAAATTGTATATGGGAAAACGAAAAATAGTAGTTATGTAGGAAAATTAAATACAGCTTGTAATATAGTGCCTTACTATGAAGAGTTGCTTTTAGGGGATACAATTTATCAAACTTTTGTGAGCAAAATAGCAAGTCGCTATTTGGTAGGCAAACAGGAAGGAGAAGGTTATATATCTCCAAGCGAAGAAATGTTTAAAGATTTAGGAATTTTTGCAAAAAGACCCATTTTTAAATGCAAGGCAGTAGAGTTAAAAGTGACACTTAAAATGGAGAATCATAATATTTGGCGTAGAATCGTTGTTCCTTTAAATACTACATTTACACAGTTTCACAAAGTACTTCAGGCTGCTTTTGGCTGGCTGGATTATCATCTTTATGAATTTTTCATTTACGGGGATGAGATGCAGGATATCTCATTTATTAATCATCCTTCTTACAATAAAGCAAGGTATAAACCAGTTGTAAATTTGGTCGGCGATGAAGAAGCTTTTGATTACCCAAACGATGATGATATAGAAATGAGATTAGAAAAGGGAATAAAGTTATCAGAGTATATTCCACAGTGCAAAAGGTTGTTATATGTTTATGACTTTGGAGATAATTGGCGGCATTATATCGAAGTAGAGAGAGTGATAGAGGATTATGATAAAAATTATGCTATTTGTGTTGATGGAGAAGGAAATGCCCCGCCTGAAGATGTAGGCGGTGAATATGGCTATGATAAATTTTTGGAAATAATTTCTGACAAAAATAATCCAGAGTATGAGAGCACTCTGGCTTGGGGCGAGTATCAAGGATATAAGGATTTTAATATTAGGGAAGTAAACAAAAATATTAAATTTGTGTATGATTCTTTTTTGCTATGA
- a CDS encoding Uma2 family endonuclease — protein sequence MSLTERKEVYTYEDYLNWPGEHKIEIIDGQVYLHTVPLRIHQKISGAIVYQFSNYLKDKKCEVYFRLGVRLPSGDEKSVKEIKTVVEPDIIVVCDKSKLDDEGCKGAPDLIVEITSPSTARIDKVEKFNLYEKHGVKEYWIVEPEIKLVTVFLLQENGRYGRPNIYTEEDKIKVSIFEDLVIDLKDVFNY from the coding sequence ATGTCTTTAACAGAAAGAAAAGAAGTTTATACATATGAGGATTATCTGAACTGGCCAGGTGAGCATAAAATAGAAATAATTGACGGACAGGTTTACTTGCACACTGTTCCACTAAGAATACATCAAAAAATTTCTGGAGCAATAGTCTATCAATTTTCTAATTACCTGAAAGATAAAAAATGTGAAGTTTATTTTCGCCTTGGAGTAAGACTACCATCAGGTGATGAAAAAAGCGTTAAAGAAATAAAAACCGTTGTAGAACCTGACATTATAGTAGTCTGTGATAAATCAAAATTAGATGATGAAGGGTGCAAAGGTGCTCCTGATTTGATTGTTGAAATTACTTCTCCTTCCACTGCAAGGATAGATAAAGTAGAAAAATTTAACTTATATGAAAAACATGGAGTAAAAGAATACTGGATAGTAGAACCAGAAATAAAATTGGTAACAGTATTCCTGCTTCAGGAAAATGGTAGATACGGCAGACCAAACATATACACTGAAGAAGATAAAATTAAAGTCTCTATTTTTGAAGACCTTGTAATAGACTTAAAAGATGTGTTCAACTATTAA
- a CDS encoding DEAD/DEAH box helicase produces the protein MARLDPIKTTNTVVSRYLDYLATTFSFNDDNLKEQFKKELEEFEGFVKGPILEATPPFESGRSINNLIEEGILSREFYRLSTGELPLERNLYVHQEIAIRKLVSNRRNLIIATGTGSGKTESFLIPILNYLFRQKEEGKLTPGVRALLLYPMNALANDQLKRLRGLLKNYPYITFGSYTGETEYEEKKAVERFKKMNPGDEPLSNEILSRERMHKSPPHILLTNYAMLEYLLLRPEDNVFFDGEYAKDWKFIVIDEIHIYTGAKGIELAILLRRLKDRIVKSRKGILQCIGTSATLVGNTDKDFKKVTEFARKLFDEKFEWVENDPMRHDVVIGKKKSLVISKESWGKPKSLLYQKWADIIDEGEKDKISLLVKEGKNFGIPTDVLKNALNNCNGKWEKFLYLILQKDERLITLQNMLENRPCYLSQAAEELFGRKKIESNIWLHWCIWLIMLEWELMNSLYCQLGIICL, from the coding sequence ATGGCAAGATTAGATCCGATTAAAACCACAAATACTGTTGTTAGTAGATATTTAGACTATCTTGCTACTACTTTTTCTTTTAATGATGATAACTTAAAGGAACAGTTTAAAAAAGAGCTTGAAGAATTTGAGGGATTTGTAAAAGGTCCAATTTTAGAAGCTACTCCTCCTTTTGAAAGTGGTAGATCTATAAATAATTTGATAGAAGAAGGTATTTTATCTCGGGAATTTTATAGGCTTTCTACTGGTGAATTGCCTTTAGAGCGTAATTTATATGTGCATCAGGAAATTGCAATTAGAAAACTTGTCAGTAACAGGAGAAATTTGATTATTGCGACAGGTACAGGTAGTGGAAAGACAGAGTCTTTTTTGATTCCTATTTTAAATTATTTGTTCAGGCAAAAAGAAGAAGGGAAGTTAACTCCAGGAGTTAGAGCTTTGCTTTTATATCCAATGAATGCCCTGGCGAATGACCAACTTAAAAGATTACGTGGGTTATTAAAGAACTATCCTTATATTACTTTTGGCAGTTATACGGGTGAAACGGAGTATGAAGAGAAGAAGGCTGTAGAAAGATTTAAGAAGATGAATCCGGGCGATGAACCGCTGTCCAATGAGATACTGTCAAGAGAAAGAATGCACAAATCTCCTCCCCATATTCTCCTTACAAATTATGCTATGCTTGAGTACTTATTGCTGCGGCCTGAAGATAATGTATTTTTCGATGGGGAATATGCAAAAGATTGGAAATTTATTGTTATTGATGAAATACATATTTATACAGGTGCAAAAGGGATTGAGCTTGCTATTCTTTTAAGAAGGTTAAAAGATAGGATAGTAAAAAGTAGGAAAGGGATTTTACAATGTATAGGTACGAGTGCTACTTTGGTTGGAAATACCGATAAAGATTTCAAAAAGGTTACAGAATTTGCTCGGAAGCTTTTTGATGAAAAATTTGAGTGGGTTGAAAATGATCCTATGCGTCATGATGTGGTAATAGGCAAAAAGAAAAGTTTGGTAATTTCGAAGGAAAGCTGGGGAAAACCTAAAAGCCTTTTATATCAAAAATGGGCTGATATTATTGATGAAGGAGAAAAAGATAAGATTTCTTTATTAGTAAAAGAAGGAAAGAATTTTGGCATACCTACCGACGTTTTAAAAAATGCACTAAATAATTGTAACGGCAAGTGGGAAAAATTTCTGTATTTGATTCTTCAAAAGGATGAAAGACTTATAACTTTGCAAAATATGCTGGAAAATAGACCGTGCTATTTATCACAAGCTGCAGAAGAATTGTTTGGGCGGAAGAAAATAGAGAGCAATATTTGGCTGCACTGGTGCATTTGGCTAATAATGCTAGAATGGGAATTAATGAACAGCCTTTACTGCCAGCTAGGTATCATTTGTTTGTAA